One window of Sphingobacteriales bacterium genomic DNA carries:
- a CDS encoding arginine--tRNA ligase: MDIKLHQNCASALNELYGAKTTADKITINETPKEYNGDYTFVTYPFLSVSRKSPEQTGQEIGTYLQNNVPGIIGFNVIKGFLNIALDPQYWISAFNQLLNDEQFGQAPATGKKIVLEYIGPNTNKPLHLGHIRNMLIGHSVAAILSANGHEVHLVNIYNDKGINISKSMAAWVTAGTNETPESSGKKGDHLVGEYYVLYNKIAVEQAAPFIEKGMDKREAEKQTAIYKLTEQFNRDWEKGKPEVIELWKTMNGWVYEGFKETYQRLGVGYEKAYYESECYQLGKNLVLEGLNRGVFFNQPDGSVWVDLQNENLDQKVLIRNDGTSVYITQDMGVADQRFHDYHPDQMIYVVGDEQIYHFKVLKLTLKKLGMSYSDKIHHLYYGMVDLPEGKMKSREGKVVDADDLIDEMIQTAEEHTVELGKTEGMSESEAKELYEILGLGALKYFMLRVNAQKRLLFNPKESIDFQGHTGPFVQYTHARICSILRKFNAGHLQQKYPVSELLYQEKNLIQELSKFPATINSAAEALDPSIIAGYAFTLAKTYNKLYAELSILNNESHETNIFRVALSASTARILKQSLNLLGIKAPERM; encoded by the coding sequence ATGGATATTAAACTACATCAAAATTGTGCTTCGGCATTAAACGAGTTGTATGGCGCAAAAACAACGGCAGACAAAATCACCATCAACGAAACCCCTAAAGAATATAATGGCGATTATACCTTTGTAACATATCCCTTTTTAAGTGTTTCCCGCAAATCCCCGGAACAAACCGGGCAGGAAATAGGAACATACCTTCAAAATAATGTTCCCGGAATTATTGGATTTAATGTCATCAAAGGCTTTTTAAACATAGCGTTAGACCCTCAGTATTGGATAAGTGCTTTTAATCAGTTGTTGAACGATGAACAATTTGGTCAGGCACCTGCTACCGGAAAAAAAATCGTTTTGGAATACATTGGCCCAAACACCAACAAACCACTTCATTTAGGACATATCCGAAATATGTTGATTGGACATTCTGTTGCCGCCATACTTTCGGCAAACGGACACGAAGTTCATCTGGTAAATATCTATAACGACAAAGGTATTAATATCAGCAAATCCATGGCAGCATGGGTTACTGCCGGAACTAACGAAACACCTGAAAGCTCGGGTAAAAAAGGCGATCATCTGGTCGGAGAATATTATGTTTTGTACAATAAAATTGCGGTCGAACAGGCTGCCCCGTTTATAGAAAAAGGGATGGATAAACGGGAAGCAGAAAAGCAAACAGCAATTTATAAGTTGACCGAACAATTTAACCGGGATTGGGAAAAAGGAAAACCCGAAGTTATAGAATTATGGAAAACCATGAATGGTTGGGTCTATGAAGGGTTTAAAGAAACCTATCAAAGGCTTGGAGTTGGCTATGAAAAAGCCTATTACGAGTCGGAATGTTATCAATTGGGTAAAAACTTAGTCTTGGAAGGGTTAAATCGCGGAGTTTTTTTCAACCAACCGGATGGTTCGGTTTGGGTAGATTTGCAAAATGAAAATTTAGACCAAAAAGTCCTGATTAGAAATGACGGAACCTCAGTTTATATTACGCAGGATATGGGGGTGGCAGATCAGCGTTTTCACGATTACCATCCGGATCAGATGATTTATGTGGTTGGCGATGAGCAGATCTACCATTTTAAAGTTCTAAAACTGACCCTGAAAAAACTCGGAATGTCCTATTCCGATAAAATCCATCATCTATATTATGGGATGGTTGATTTGCCCGAAGGTAAAATGAAATCCAGAGAAGGAAAAGTAGTGGATGCAGATGACCTGATTGACGAAATGATTCAAACCGCCGAAGAGCATACCGTAGAACTCGGTAAAACGGAAGGTATGAGCGAATCCGAAGCCAAAGAACTCTACGAAATTTTAGGATTGGGTGCTTTGAAATATTTTATGCTGCGGGTCAATGCTCAAAAACGGTTGTTGTTCAACCCCAAAGAATCCATAGATTTCCAGGGACATACCGGCCCTTTTGTTCAATATACCCATGCCCGTATTTGTTCAATTTTGCGAAAATTCAATGCCGGACATCTTCAACAAAAATATCCGGTATCCGAACTGTTGTATCAGGAAAAAAACCTGATTCAGGAACTGTCAAAATTCCCCGCAACCATCAATTCAGCGGCCGAAGCCTTAGATCCTTCCATCATTGCAGGTTATGCCTTTACCTTAGCCAAAACCTATAACAAACTCTATGCAGAACTGTCTATCCTGAACAACGAAAGCCACGAAACAAACATCTTCCGTGTAGCCTTATCGGCATCAACGGCGCGAATTTTGAAACAATCCCTAAACCTGCTCGGAATAAAAGCTCCCGAAAGAATGTAA
- a CDS encoding Na+ dependent nucleoside transporter: MNNNILRGIIGILSLLLICFLFSKNRRKIEWKLVVTGLIIQILFAFLVLKVPAILVKLPFMQEAIDISPRAIFAGLAYFFVAVLDFTSQGAQFVFGGLVTDMNTFGFIFAFKVLPTVIFFSALSSALYYLGILQKIVFVFAWVMSKTMRLSGAESLAAAANIFIGQTEAPLVVKPYIERMTRSELLCLMVGGMATIAGGVFAAYVGFLGGDDPKLQLLFATHLLCASIMSAPAAIVAAKMLLPQTEEIDVNLNISKEKIGTNLLDAITNGTTDGLRLAVNVGAMLLVFIALMAMLNSILYDIIGHYTGINGWISDLSHGKYAGLKLEYIFGFLFAPLAWLCGTPTGDIVAIGQLLGEKTIINEFVAYGTLGTMKDLGILTDSKSIIIAIYALCGFSNFGSIGIQLGGIGAIAPGQRHHLAHLGIYALIGGTIACLFTAVIAGMISG, encoded by the coding sequence ATGAATAACAATATTCTGAGGGGAATTATTGGTATTTTATCCCTGTTGCTGATTTGTTTTTTATTCAGCAAAAATCGCAGAAAAATTGAATGGAAATTGGTGGTAACAGGGCTGATTATTCAAATTTTGTTTGCCTTTTTGGTGCTGAAAGTTCCTGCGATTTTAGTAAAGCTTCCATTCATGCAGGAGGCAATTGATATTTCACCAAGAGCTATTTTTGCCGGACTGGCTTATTTTTTTGTGGCTGTTTTGGATTTTACATCACAGGGTGCCCAATTCGTATTTGGTGGTTTGGTAACCGATATGAATACCTTTGGGTTCATCTTTGCATTTAAGGTCCTTCCTACGGTCATATTTTTTTCAGCCTTGTCATCTGCTTTGTATTATCTGGGAATTTTACAAAAAATTGTATTTGTGTTTGCCTGGGTAATGAGTAAAACCATGCGATTGTCCGGTGCTGAAAGTTTGGCTGCTGCAGCCAATATTTTTATCGGTCAAACCGAAGCACCCTTAGTAGTAAAACCCTATATAGAACGGATGACCCGTTCTGAACTTCTTTGTTTGATGGTAGGCGGAATGGCAACAATTGCCGGAGGTGTTTTTGCGGCTTATGTCGGCTTTTTGGGCGGAGACGATCCAAAACTTCAACTCCTGTTTGCTACCCATTTGTTATGTGCTTCCATCATGTCAGCACCGGCAGCAATCGTGGCTGCAAAAATGTTGTTGCCACAAACCGAAGAAATTGACGTAAACCTGAACATTTCCAAAGAAAAAATAGGAACCAATCTGCTCGATGCCATTACCAACGGAACCACAGACGGACTTCGGCTTGCGGTCAATGTCGGGGCAATGTTATTGGTTTTTATCGCCCTGATGGCCATGTTAAATTCCATTCTATACGATATCATCGGGCATTATACCGGAATAAATGGATGGATTTCAGACCTGAGTCATGGTAAATATGCCGGACTTAAGTTGGAATATATCTTTGGTTTTTTGTTTGCTCCTTTAGCCTGGCTTTGTGGAACACCTACCGGAGATATTGTGGCAATCGGTCAGTTGTTGGGAGAAAAAACCATCATCAACGAGTTTGTCGCTTATGGTACATTGGGCACTATGAAAGATCTCGGAATTTTAACCGATTCAAAATCCATCATCATTGCCATTTATGCGCTTTGTGGCTTTTCAAATTTCGGCTCAATCGGTATCCAACTCGGAGGAATTGGTGCAATTGCTCCCGGTCAGAGACATCATCTGGCACATCTCGGCATCTATGCCCTCATTGGCGGAACCATCGCTTGTCTGTTTACCGCAGTGATTGCCGGCATGATTTCCGGTTGA
- a CDS encoding T9SS type A sorting domain-containing protein, translating to MKSKIALVVCLIFIFLQAFAQKRLDSEKTTGFLWTGEQRISKADFTVHALPLHFTEADILQYLVQTISDLNGLESKPEPVGITESPLGVHYQYRQTYYNLPVYRSQIQVNLDKKNNIRLITSNTYNTGLAPMNHLVLSAKQAVNLDVVTNFCVARGLTLESEPEKMIFFSTETTPVLVIQFTASKSNPTQFDEYLLDEKGKVVYQKDLQNYNGNHREKTTTTETVPAKVFLPNPITSAEVVYGQGGKYKDNEDADAAELNAELKDITIEVTFDEDVYLLENSFVKIMEFDNPIVQPVMSTTPQFNFTRSQTGFEDVNAYYHINNYQQYLQSLGFSLVQTQVEVDTHGKNGDDQSLHIYTGTTHKLIFGSGHTVNKHHVDDAEDADVIVHEYGHAISASACPNCNNGTERTAMDEAICDYLATSYKRVFSSFEWQKMFSWDGHNEFWNGRNVASTKHYPEDNINDIYYRSEIFSSVLMQIYEAIGKENTDKIVINALYQFTSNISMKTAANILLYVEQQLFQGQYASEIQALLQQRGLIDYEVNAGPDFEVCLGETITLGVPNAPQPPTGTKLYWSPGLTLNDSTAVNPIANPDYNTIYTLHLLDLSSNIAYTDQAFVEVDYCFNNPPGNDIRLLNTDRFFKRRGDIIVEVPPATSEVTIDIFDVYGRKVRHISNQGDERIEINGDDFMPGIYLMKVVADDRKEIFKIGRMR from the coding sequence ATGAAGAGCAAAATAGCCCTTGTTGTTTGTTTAATATTTATTTTTTTGCAGGCATTTGCTCAAAAAAGACTTGATTCTGAAAAAACCACCGGCTTTTTGTGGACAGGTGAACAAAGAATTAGTAAGGCAGATTTTACCGTTCATGCCTTGCCGTTGCATTTTACCGAAGCTGACATCCTTCAATATCTCGTTCAGACCATTTCTGACCTTAACGGATTGGAATCAAAACCCGAACCGGTTGGCATTACCGAAAGTCCTTTAGGGGTTCATTACCAATACCGTCAAACCTACTATAATTTACCGGTGTACAGGTCTCAAATTCAGGTTAATCTCGACAAAAAAAACAATATCCGGTTAATCACGAGCAATACCTATAACACCGGTTTAGCCCCTATGAACCATCTTGTTCTTAGTGCAAAACAGGCGGTTAACCTTGATGTTGTTACAAACTTTTGCGTTGCCCGTGGTTTAACATTAGAAAGTGAGCCTGAAAAAATGATTTTTTTCAGTACAGAAACCACTCCTGTTTTAGTGATTCAGTTTACTGCATCAAAAAGCAACCCTACCCAATTTGACGAATATTTGTTGGATGAAAAAGGCAAAGTAGTCTATCAAAAAGATTTGCAAAACTATAATGGCAACCACCGGGAAAAAACAACCACAACAGAAACTGTTCCGGCAAAGGTGTTCCTTCCAAACCCCATTACCTCTGCCGAAGTGGTTTACGGGCAAGGCGGAAAATATAAAGACAACGAAGATGCCGATGCCGCTGAATTGAACGCAGAACTGAAAGACATTACCATTGAAGTAACTTTTGATGAAGATGTGTATTTACTGGAAAACAGTTTTGTGAAAATCATGGAGTTTGACAATCCCATTGTTCAACCGGTAATGAGCACAACTCCTCAGTTTAATTTTACGCGGTCTCAAACAGGTTTTGAAGATGTCAATGCCTATTATCACATCAACAACTATCAGCAATATCTCCAATCGTTAGGATTTAGTTTGGTACAAACACAGGTTGAAGTTGACACACATGGGAAAAACGGAGACGATCAGTCGTTGCATATTTATACAGGAACAACCCATAAACTGATATTCGGCAGCGGACATACGGTCAACAAACATCATGTAGATGATGCCGAAGATGCCGACGTGATTGTTCACGAATACGGACATGCCATTTCTGCAAGTGCCTGTCCAAACTGCAATAACGGAACAGAAAGAACGGCAATGGATGAAGCGATTTGCGACTACTTAGCCACTTCCTATAAAAGGGTTTTCAGCAGTTTTGAATGGCAAAAAATGTTTAGCTGGGATGGTCATAACGAATTTTGGAACGGACGAAATGTGGCAAGTACAAAACATTATCCCGAAGACAATATTAACGACATCTATTACAGGAGCGAAATTTTTTCATCGGTTCTGATGCAAATCTACGAAGCAATCGGAAAGGAAAATACCGATAAAATCGTGATCAATGCCCTGTACCAGTTTACCTCAAATATCAGTATGAAAACGGCTGCCAATATCCTGCTCTATGTTGAACAACAGTTGTTTCAGGGTCAGTATGCTTCTGAAATTCAGGCTTTGTTACAACAACGCGGGTTGATTGACTACGAAGTCAATGCCGGTCCTGATTTTGAGGTTTGTCTCGGTGAAACCATCACACTTGGAGTTCCAAATGCTCCACAACCGCCTACAGGTACAAAACTGTACTGGTCTCCCGGACTTACTTTAAACGATAGTACAGCGGTCAATCCCATTGCAAATCCCGACTACAACACGATTTATACCCTCCATTTGTTAGATCTCAGCTCGAATATAGCTTATACCGATCAGGCTTTTGTGGAGGTGGACTATTGTTTTAACAACCCACCCGGAAACGATATCCGTTTGCTGAATACCGACCGTTTTTTCAAAAGACGAGGTGATATCATCGTAGAAGTACCCCCCGCAACTTCGGAAGTAACCATTGATATTTTCGATGTTTATGGCAGAAAAGTCAGACATATTTCCAATCAGGGCGATGAAAGAATTGAAATCAACGGAGACGATTTTATGCCCGGAATATATCTGATGAAAGTTGTAGCCGATGATCGAAAAGAAATTTTCAAAATCGGACGGATGCGGTAA
- a CDS encoding T9SS type A sorting domain-containing protein translates to MKKYFFIFSLLLTGFLGIQAQPTGLHPCGTENHPPKMLDWLRNNRQNPTHYRDQMTDPVYIPVKFHLVGTTQGTGYYQAVDVFRLVCDLNEQYTGVGMQFYIYGDFHYINNSNYYIHNFSAGNNMMNNNNVDDVVNVYIVEDPAGNCGYFSWNGNAVAIAKSCAGPDETTLAHELGHFFFLPHTFSGWEGSWEDGVLVDPIPNSERERVNGSNCSTTADYFCDTPADYLSYRWQCPFTATLLDPNGVPISPDQTLFMSYAYDACTKRFSNEQIEAMIAGLNEVRDYLLDHPQPQIAEIGTSHIFYPGNGSQNINPDHVLLQWSAAPGATNYYIEVSQFTDLINGTNFSGFVTETELMLELDPGVNYFWTVQPLNPGNTCGGRATGTFLTSASPTSIYLEELSLAMPSCFDSFSGTVTLQANGGTAPYNYQWSNDLSGETQVNLPGGLYPVTVTDATGNSNVLYVNVPQPNSISANVIQTDNLSASITVSGGTIPYNIVWSSGETGPNAYGLNVGENTVTITDGNGCTLTKTINSIVIEATVNNISCFGQIDGNIDLQLIGGTPPYTYSWSNGGNTSVLNSLPKGDYGVTITDATGAVLHLNYYIHEPNLLQTASSVNGTSVTVFASGGVPPYTYIFPSGAFDVPTADVTGFPAGNYEVWVYDSSGCLSISNFTLLSVGINQVSPISEIAVYPSLVHKGQTLNIELKGNASSDFNTNGRIINAEGKVYDQFVVNKNESSLIQIDTRDFSEGMYFIQLQNNEQIAIAKFLVISGK, encoded by the coding sequence ATGAAAAAGTATTTTTTTATATTTTCGTTGTTGCTTACAGGCTTTTTAGGAATACAAGCTCAACCCACCGGGTTACACCCATGCGGAACAGAAAATCATCCGCCTAAGATGTTGGATTGGTTGCGCAATAACCGTCAAAACCCCACACATTACCGCGATCAGATGACCGACCCGGTTTATATTCCGGTTAAATTTCACCTTGTCGGAACTACACAGGGAACGGGTTATTATCAGGCGGTTGATGTGTTCAGATTAGTTTGTGATTTGAACGAACAATATACCGGAGTTGGGATGCAATTTTATATTTATGGAGATTTCCATTACATCAACAATTCAAATTACTATATCCATAATTTTTCGGCCGGCAACAACATGATGAACAACAACAATGTGGATGATGTGGTCAATGTGTATATCGTAGAAGATCCGGCCGGAAACTGCGGTTATTTTAGCTGGAATGGAAATGCCGTTGCTATTGCAAAATCGTGTGCAGGTCCGGATGAAACCACTTTAGCCCATGAATTGGGACATTTCTTTTTTCTGCCCCATACTTTTAGCGGTTGGGAAGGAAGTTGGGAAGATGGAGTATTGGTGGATCCAATTCCTAATTCTGAGCGGGAGCGGGTAAATGGTTCCAACTGTTCGACCACCGCAGACTATTTTTGCGACACACCTGCCGATTACCTTTCTTACCGTTGGCAATGTCCGTTTACCGCTACCCTGTTAGACCCCAACGGCGTTCCCATTTCTCCCGATCAGACTTTGTTTATGTCTTATGCGTATGATGCCTGTACCAAAAGATTTTCAAACGAACAGATTGAGGCCATGATAGCCGGACTGAACGAGGTCAGAGATTATTTGCTTGACCATCCTCAACCACAAATCGCCGAAATCGGCACCTCCCATATTTTTTACCCGGGCAACGGTTCACAAAATATCAATCCCGATCATGTGTTGCTTCAATGGAGTGCAGCACCCGGAGCAACCAACTATTATATAGAGGTGTCTCAGTTTACCGATTTAATAAACGGAACAAATTTCAGCGGTTTTGTAACAGAAACCGAACTTATGTTAGAATTAGACCCGGGAGTCAATTATTTCTGGACGGTTCAACCTTTAAATCCGGGAAACACCTGTGGTGGACGGGCTACCGGAACTTTTCTTACTTCGGCATCACCAACCTCTATCTATTTAGAAGAACTTTCTTTGGCAATGCCGTCCTGCTTCGATTCGTTTAGCGGTACGGTTACTTTGCAGGCAAACGGAGGAACTGCTCCTTACAACTACCAGTGGAGTAATGATTTAAGCGGTGAAACTCAGGTGAATTTGCCTGGTGGTTTGTACCCCGTAACTGTTACCGATGCTACCGGAAACAGCAATGTGTTATACGTCAATGTGCCACAACCCAACTCAATTTCTGCAAATGTGATTCAGACAGATAATTTGTCGGCATCAATAACAGTTTCCGGTGGAACCATACCTTATAATATTGTATGGTCGAGTGGTGAAACGGGCCCAAATGCTTATGGGCTGAATGTAGGTGAAAACACGGTAACTATTACAGACGGCAATGGATGTACTCTGACCAAAACGATCAATTCAATAGTTATTGAAGCAACCGTAAACAATATTTCCTGTTTTGGTCAGATTGACGGTAATATAGATTTGCAACTCATCGGAGGCACGCCTCCTTACACGTATAGTTGGTCAAATGGAGGGAATACTTCTGTTTTAAACAGTTTACCAAAAGGCGATTATGGGGTAACCATCACGGATGCTACGGGAGCTGTTTTGCATCTGAACTATTATATTCACGAACCCAATCTTTTGCAAACTGCCTCTTCTGTCAACGGAACTTCGGTTACTGTTTTTGCTTCCGGAGGTGTTCCACCCTATACTTATATCTTTCCTTCCGGTGCTTTTGATGTGCCTACTGCCGATGTTACCGGTTTCCCGGCAGGAAACTACGAGGTTTGGGTCTATGATTCAAGCGGTTGTCTTTCAATTTCTAACTTCACTTTACTTTCTGTAGGAATCAATCAGGTTTCCCCCATTTCAGAGATTGCCGTTTATCCCTCATTGGTTCATAAAGGACAAACGCTCAACATCGAACTAAAGGGAAATGCAAGTTCAGATTTCAATACGAATGGGAGGATTATCAACGCCGAAGGTAAAGTGTATGATCAATTTGTTGTTAATAAGAACGAAAGCAGCCTGATTCAAATTGATACCCGCGATTTTTCAGAAGGCATGTATTTTATTCAACTGCAAAACAACGAACAGATTGCAATTGCTAAGTTTTTAGTAATCAGTGGGAAGTGA
- a CDS encoding IS256 family transposase, translating into MEKLEECKESFDIKSFEKEAILGLQSGKPLLGSEGILKRLIKHLIEASLEGEMDYHLSEQKMAGIENKRNGRGRTKRVRTQLGEVEIETSRDRRGDYSPVTVGKYEREVGDGFEAQIMELYSMGNSVEDISLHLSRMYGVRMSSGAISAVTNRVWEEVQKWQTRPLESVYVLLYLDAVHYKVREEGQVMTKAVYTIYGVDVEGNRDILSYNVGATESARQWVLYAEDLKRRGVEDVFFISVDGLTGLVEGLQRVFPNAVVQRCIVHMIRTSLIGVSDKDRQQVVQDLRAVYRAATEQEALLALEFFCNKWDKKYSFIGKKWRENWLELTAFLGYGAGLRKMIYTTNAVENVHRQMRKVTKTKGAWCTDRALIKQLYMSLMRRKKSWSSRVGNWSQIEKELIELYGERYTKYRK; encoded by the coding sequence ATGGAAAAGTTAGAAGAATGCAAAGAGAGCTTTGATATTAAGTCATTTGAAAAAGAGGCGATACTTGGATTACAATCAGGAAAGCCTTTGTTAGGAAGTGAAGGTATATTAAAGCGGTTGATCAAACACCTGATAGAGGCATCGTTGGAGGGAGAGATGGACTATCATTTGTCAGAGCAGAAGATGGCTGGGATAGAGAATAAGCGGAATGGTCGAGGTCGGACGAAGCGAGTAAGGACACAGCTGGGAGAGGTAGAGATAGAGACGAGTCGGGACAGGCGTGGAGATTATAGCCCGGTAACAGTTGGGAAATATGAAAGAGAGGTTGGGGATGGTTTTGAGGCTCAGATAATGGAGTTGTATTCGATGGGCAATAGTGTAGAAGACATTAGTTTGCATTTATCACGGATGTACGGAGTTCGGATGAGTAGTGGCGCAATAAGTGCAGTGACGAACCGGGTATGGGAAGAGGTACAAAAGTGGCAGACGCGTCCGTTGGAAAGCGTATATGTGTTACTGTACTTAGATGCGGTACACTACAAGGTTCGGGAAGAAGGTCAGGTAATGACGAAAGCGGTTTACACGATATACGGAGTGGATGTAGAAGGTAACCGGGATATATTGTCGTATAATGTTGGAGCGACAGAAAGTGCGAGGCAGTGGGTGTTGTATGCAGAGGATCTGAAGCGTCGAGGGGTGGAGGATGTTTTCTTTATTTCTGTTGATGGTTTGACGGGTCTTGTGGAGGGCTTGCAGCGGGTATTCCCCAATGCTGTGGTGCAGCGCTGTATTGTACACATGATACGGACAAGTCTGATAGGGGTGAGCGATAAAGACCGTCAACAGGTTGTACAAGACCTGCGGGCAGTATATAGAGCGGCAACGGAACAGGAAGCATTGTTAGCCTTAGAGTTTTTCTGCAACAAATGGGATAAGAAGTATAGCTTTATCGGCAAGAAATGGCGGGAAAACTGGTTAGAATTGACCGCGTTTTTAGGCTATGGTGCGGGATTGCGAAAGATGATATATACGACAAATGCAGTGGAGAACGTACATCGTCAGATGCGCAAAGTAACAAAGACAAAAGGAGCATGGTGTACAGACAGGGCACTAATAAAGCAATTATACATGAGTTTGATGCGGAGAAAGAAATCGTGGTCAAGTCGGGTTGGAAACTGGTCACAGATAGAGAAAGAACTCATTGAACTATATGGAGAAAGGTACACAAAATATAGGAAATAA
- a CDS encoding S9 family peptidase, with amino-acid sequence MKKPPEIPESLTAHNHTRIDNYYWMRNPDSEELEDYIASENLMTQKWLNKHKNLYNNLFEEIKSRIPQTDESVPFKFDDYFYYSRIEEQHEYPVYCRKHLTLDNPEEILLDVNKLAKGSKFFSLGMFEVNAAENILAYSVDTLGNQIYTLYFKNLKTGKKLAYSLSNICAFSWSNLDNMLYYSVYDKAQRPYKIYQHVLGQPQKQDKLIFHEKNKRFACSISRTQSKVFMLIDTDSNNASETWFFDANTKDAQPLLLQKRKRKLEYHTDHYQGFFYILTNHNAPNFRLVKTPVQNPEIQFWEEIIPHKKDTLLEDFHLFQNYLVLEERKNGLPQIHIIPLDNREDYYLNFPDPTYIATIGDNYCYDTEILRYVYSSLNTPSCVFDFNMKTKTQTLLKQDQILPQFLPENYKSEYVFVSTSDRKKVPVSLVYQSDLFQKNGNNPLLLNAYGAYGEISEPIFSRAILPILDRGFVYAIAHVRGGEEMGRNWYEQGKLLNKKNSFSDLIAVARFLTKNKYTQSNLTFLEGGSAGGMLMAAVINQEPDICLAAYLQVPFLDVLTTMLDKDLPLTIGEYDEWGNPNILKFYQYILSYSPYDNLQARDYPNMLITSSMNDTNVPYWEAVKYIAKLRSLKKDKNLQLLSVDPDSGHQGASGRNDSYREIALEYTFFLSLLNKS; translated from the coding sequence TTGAAAAAGCCACCCGAAATTCCTGAAAGCCTGACTGCACACAACCATACCCGGATAGACAATTATTATTGGATGCGCAACCCCGACTCTGAAGAACTGGAAGATTATATCGCTTCCGAAAACTTAATGACACAAAAATGGCTGAACAAGCACAAAAATTTATACAACAATCTGTTTGAAGAAATTAAGTCGAGAATTCCGCAAACGGATGAATCAGTGCCTTTTAAATTTGACGACTATTTTTATTATTCGCGTATAGAAGAGCAACATGAATATCCGGTGTATTGCCGCAAACACCTCACCTTAGACAATCCTGAAGAAATCTTATTGGATGTCAACAAACTTGCCAAAGGTTCAAAATTCTTTTCTTTAGGCATGTTTGAAGTCAACGCAGCCGAAAATATATTGGCTTATTCTGTTGATACGCTTGGAAATCAGATTTATACCTTGTATTTCAAAAACCTCAAAACAGGGAAAAAATTAGCTTATTCTTTGAGCAATATCTGTGCTTTTAGCTGGTCGAACCTCGACAACATGCTATATTATTCGGTTTACGACAAAGCACAACGACCCTACAAGATTTATCAACATGTTTTAGGACAACCGCAAAAACAAGACAAACTAATTTTTCACGAAAAAAACAAAAGATTCGCTTGTTCAATCTCCAGAACACAGTCAAAAGTATTTATGCTGATAGACACTGACAGCAACAACGCTTCAGAAACCTGGTTTTTTGATGCGAATACCAAAGATGCGCAACCCCTGCTTCTTCAAAAAAGAAAAAGAAAGTTGGAATATCATACCGATCATTATCAGGGCTTTTTTTACATCCTGACCAATCACAATGCCCCTAACTTCAGATTGGTAAAAACACCGGTTCAAAACCCGGAAATTCAATTTTGGGAAGAAATCATCCCTCATAAAAAAGATACTTTGCTGGAAGACTTCCATCTTTTTCAAAACTATCTGGTGTTGGAAGAACGAAAAAACGGACTTCCACAAATTCATATCATCCCCCTTGACAACCGGGAAGATTATTACCTGAATTTTCCGGACCCAACTTATATCGCAACGATAGGAGATAACTATTGCTACGATACCGAAATCCTAAGATATGTGTATTCTTCTCTGAACACCCCAAGTTGTGTTTTTGATTTTAATATGAAAACAAAAACGCAAACTTTATTGAAACAAGACCAAATTTTACCCCAATTTTTACCGGAAAACTACAAATCCGAATACGTTTTTGTGTCCACATCCGACCGAAAAAAAGTGCCGGTTTCTTTGGTGTATCAATCAGATTTGTTTCAAAAAAATGGAAATAACCCGTTGTTACTAAATGCCTATGGTGCCTATGGAGAAATCAGCGAACCCATTTTTTCACGGGCAATACTGCCCATATTAGACAGAGGATTTGTTTATGCAATTGCTCATGTAAGAGGAGGGGAGGAAATGGGCAGAAACTGGTATGAGCAGGGGAAACTGTTAAACAAAAAAAATTCATTTTCAGACCTGATTGCAGTTGCCCGGTTTTTAACCAAAAACAAATACACACAATCAAATCTGACGTTTTTAGAAGGAGGAAGCGCAGGTGGGATGTTGATGGCCGCAGTTATAAATCAGGAGCCCGATATCTGTTTGGCCGCCTATCTTCAGGTTCCGTTTCTCGATGTTTTGACTACCATGCTCGACAAAGACCTCCCTCTTACAATTGGAGAATATGACGAATGGGGCAATCCTAATATACTAAAATTTTATCAATACATATTGTCCTATTCCCCCTATGACAACCTCCAAGCCCGGGATTATCCGAATATGTTGATTACATCATCCATGAACGATACCAATGTCCCCTATTGGGAAGCTGTTAAGTACATTGCCAAATTAAGATCATTAAAAAAAGACAAAAACCTGCAGTTGCTCTCTGTAGATCCCGATAGCGGACATCAGGGAGCTTCGGGAAGAAACGACAGCTACCGGGAAATTGCATTAGAATATACTTTCTTCCTGAGTTTGTTGAACAAATCATAA